The Cryptomeria japonica chromosome 2, Sugi_1.0, whole genome shotgun sequence region ATCTTTTTGGCATCCAGAATTTCTTCAAGAGCTCTAGTTGCATTATATCTAGCACCCCGTGAACCTAATCGCAGAACTGCTACAAGCTGGCTTGCAGCACCTTTTGCTGCTTCATGATGCCGAAGCTCATAATTTTCAAATAGGATTCGCAACAACTCTGTGCCAGCTTCTTCTATTGAATCTTGAGGACCTAATGATATATACCTGGTTATAGCTTCCAAAGCTCCTGCATCTGCCATAGCAAGTTTGTTTGCATCACTGCTTATAGCAATCTGGGATAGAATGTTGAGTGCTAATGGAGGTGCACCTGGGCGATCTGGCATGGGCCTTAGTAGTTCAACTAAAGCAGGTATTGATTTTCGAGCAGTTGCATTCACCCTAATTTCATCCACCTGGAAAAGCTGTTCTAGAACTACTTGATCAGGATGATGCACTAAAGAGAATTCATCTGATAACATCTCAAGATTGGCTATGTCACTGTCCATGGTACCAAGAAATGGGATTAGACTTCCAGCTGCTCCAGAATTTGCAACTGCAAGAAGTGTCCCCTTCTTTCCATTGCAAACAAGACTAGCCAATGCTTGTGCAGCAAAGTATTTGTTGATTACTTCTTCAGAACTTAACAAATGAGTAAGAGATGCTATTGCACGCATTGTAGCAGCAGTCTCAATGACTTTTCTGTCTTGGAACAAGAGTGCCAACAATAATGCACCAACCCAAATGCCTTCATTGACCTCCACCTGTGCCTGGTAAAAATAAAAGAAGCTCTCTACCTTAATAACAGAAACCTTAAGAGATCGCCTCTGGAGGGCATTGAAGAGCTCACAAAATGAGCTagaataaacaaaattttaataataaaagaGTGCCTTAGAAAGCTCTCAATAATAAGAGATGAGAATTGTTAGAAgatgaaaaaaaattaattgtcATAGCATACCGATATTTTCTTTAAGCCTGCATAGACTTCAATTCAAACCAAACTTTAATAAACACTAGCAGTTCAATATTATTAGTTGATTTAAATGAAATAGCAAGTAGTCTGGCCAAaactatataaattttaattcattccCACAATCAAAAGTCCACCATGTGACAAATAAAAATGTAAAGCAAAAATGtgcatccaaggagaaagaagTTATATGTTGATATTAAACATGCatgaagatggaggaagaaaagaaagtctGAATTGAGAGAAAATCATACCTGACATGAATTTGAAGAGTAAGATGATAGTTTATGAGTCAGGATCTCAACTGTGCCTGCCTCCATGATAGCAATTTTACATGCGTCATCATGTGATGCAAATATGGATAGCAACCACAGTGCAAAGTTAGCTGCTGTGACAGATTGAGGATCAAGATCTGAAAGTGGTTCAACCTTGGCTTCTCCATCCAATTCCATGAGCCTTTCTTGGCTATTGTACTTTCTATTTTCCTCAGTTTTAACAAATTCACAATCACTAATGTCTGCACTTATCTTAAGCATATCAACAAGACAGTGGACAAGCTCTCTGAAGTTTCCTGATCCATTAAGAGCTTCCATTGTTTTCTGCTTGTGTTGTTTGGCAGCGCAAATAAGAACAGCAGTTCCTCCAACTTTCACTTCCAAACTGGAAGAATGTAAAATACAATCACAAAGTCCATTAATGCAACTTGATGCTTTTGTAACCATGTCTCCAAGAACTACAGGTGTGACTCGACACAGTTTAGAAAGAATTTCAATTGCCTTTTCTTGTACTGGTGGAATGCCAACTTCCAAACATGTAACCAATGGCTGCAAGCAGTTAGGTGCTTCCACAAGTACTTCCCATAGAGGATGATTCACTGCTCCACCATGTTGTTCTTTGCACAATAAGGAAAGTGCTTCAAGTACCTTCTCTTTAATCTTATCTTTCAAATTTGTATTAGAAAGGAAAGAGACCAGATGAAGAACAGTTCCAAAGCGGTGAATTGCCTCAATGAATACATGATCAACTGGCCCATGACATATTAATCTAGCTAATGCATCTGCCGCTTGTTGCTTTCCTCTGAGAGTCCCTTCCATTAATACTCTCGTCAATGGAGGAATAACATCATCTGCGATAGCTTCATTAGCGATTTGTCCATCTAATAGAAGATTAGCTAAAGCAGCTATTCCCATCTCTACAGCAGATATGCTTGGAGATTTTGTGAGATTAAATAATGGTATAATTGCATCTTTCGCAAGAAAAGACATCTGCTTATTAGTTTCAATTGATACAAAAAGGGCTGCAAGTGCTCTGGCAGATTGAATGGCAATACGCTCCGTTCCACTGTGTAGCAAACTAATCAAAGGGCCAATGATCTCCAGTTTATCAAGACTTGCAGAAATGCCTTTGTGGACATCAAAAACATCAGCCAGAACAGATGCAGCTTTCTCTTGGATATCCAAATTAGCAGATCCAAGCAAATTCAAGACCACATGAAGGCTTTTGTTAGCAGCAGCTCCGTCAGAAACCAGGTCTTCAAGAGATGCCAATGAAAGCATATGGCCCAACACATCGAGTATGTGCACCTTTAACTCTGGATGATCTCCTGAAAGTAAACTCCTCAACTGGCTGAAAGTATTAGGATTCGAATCCTCAATTAGTTGCCTAAGTGCCTCTGAAGCAATTTCTTGACCTTTGGTACTAGAATCTTTCAGCAGGCATAAGAAGGCTGGAACAGCTTCTGCACTCTGGACACAAGCACGAATATCTCTACTATGACAAATTAAATTTCGTAACACGAGAGCAGCATCTTCTTTTGCTTTCACAGAGCCTGTTTCAAGCAGTTGCACAAGTGGAGGTATTCCACCTGCAGCTGTTATAGCCCACTTGCCCTCATCAGCTTCTAGAGATATAATAGAAAGTAGAGCAACAGCATGTTCTTGTTGTTGCCTACTAGATAAACTCAGCAGTGATATCAACAGCTGAACCCCTTCTCGTCCTCTAAGAGATTGCCAGATATCTGAACTAGTAgtacacaagatttttaatgagtgTGTGAGCTCTCTGCGCACTTCAATACTAGCCCCTATAAGCAGACCAATGAGCAACTTTTTTGCTTCTGCATGATACAAATGCCTATGGAAGTAAACATTGCCGTACAAACCAGCCAAGGCTTCAATTGCATGTTTTTGCACAAGCCTTGGCACGTCTGGCTTGAGTTGTGTGATTAGTAGGCCCTCCAATTCAACCACATTTATGGAATCTTCTGAGTCTGAATCAGAAAACATCATCAGTACATAAGCCAAAGCACCAATTGTGTCAACAAGTTGAATACCATTACTGCCACTTCTGATGGTTTCTCCGAGACTGCAAACTACAGAAGACATACTCCCCAAAATATTAGCTAATGCCTTCATGGCATTCTCTTGCAAGGCTTGGGCAGATTCTCCATACAGAGACTCCTTGGAAGGTGCTGCAATTGCACCAATCAGAAGTGGAATGCCACCTGCATCCTCTAGAGATTTCCTTGCACTCTTTAACTTGGAGGTAAGAGCTTGCAATGCACCAACTGCCTCAGCACGTACAGAGGTCTCATTTTTGGAATCTAAAAGCTTAAGCAGAGATTTAACAGCACCAGCCTCATCCACTAGAACACTGCTAGTTTCAGAACCCAAAATCAGATTAGCCAAGAGAAAAGATGCATTGGCTTGAGCAACTGGATTGCCAGAAAAGAGTAATCTCACAAGGATTTCCACTCCACCAACCTCAATAGTTACTTTCCAGAATCCTTCGGTATTATTACATAAATTCTTTAATGCCCCAGTTAGAAGACCGTCGACAAACTTGTCTTGATTGCAATTCATACCAAGTTGATCCCACAGACAGGTGACTACACCCTCAGTCACAAATATCTTGCTCCCAACATGATCTGTCAGACTGCCATACGAAACAGCATATATGGCCTCTCCAGCTGCTTTCTGTGCTTCTACCGACCCAAGTTTTAACAGTCCAAGCAAAGGAGGAATGCAACCTCCAAGCAGAACTTTGATTCTTAACTCCTCTTCTTGACATAGGACCCCTAAAATTGAAGCTACATTGATCTTGGCAGTGGATGTTCCAGATTTAAGGAGTGCAACAAGCAAAGGAATTGCCTGTGAATGAGAGCAAATTGCTATCCTTGCATCCTTCCCTGACTTTGCTATATTCAGAAGCCGTTGGGTGATCAGCTCCTTCTCATGAGTAGTGGAAGAACTTGTGCGTAGTTGTTCAATGAACTGTGCAACATTTGCCCATATACCATCAGGGTCTTCCAACCCTACTCCATTTTGGTTCCTGCAAAATTAACAAAATTCTAATTAATGACTTAAAAGAAATATATTGAATGATCAAAGTGAATGGAAGCAATCCAGAAAATAAAAACATCAAGTATTGCTGCTTACTGTGAACAGTCACTAAAACATCAGGGGCTTAAAATTTGAGGTATTTTGTAATTTTCATGAGTATTATTTTCAAATGTTTGACTAAACAATATGTAAAGCTTGATGAAACTATTTCCCATATACATTTACTATATTACCAGTTTCATCAACTCAATTGTAAAAAGTGCACAGAAAGTAGTTTTcccatttatttttatttgtttattaaattataatcaagcatccttttcttttcctttttcctatACCAAACCCCCAAGAATATTTTGAATGTTATTATTTATATAACACAAACATGTAATGTTTAATAAGATTTATTCTGACAGACCATTCCATCACAAGCTAAATCTGAAAACTACAAAATAATTAGCAGACCTAAGTAAATAGCATTTGCTCCCATAGTGAGTTAGGTGAGAATAGCCTGTCAGATTAAATTGTTTTAGCCTTCCCCCTCCACATCTCACCGGGATTCATATAATTTAACTTTGATGGAGCAACAAAAATAATCCTAGTCCTACAGAGAGTGGTGGGAGATTTACAGACCCAGATAGTCGGTCAATATTAATTTTCATGGTAGATGTTACAAGGAAACCAACCACCAAGCCAAACAATGGCTATGATGAAAGGCCTCCAGCTAGTCATCATCTGAGGCTGGAAATACTTAGTTGTATAAGGGGATTTTGTCATTAATGATGTGAACAAGAGCAGTGAGCCACAACTTGGAAATTACTACATTGTTGAAGAGATGAAATAACAAAATTGCAGACTTAGCAGCAAACAATGGTGTTGGACAAAAGGATTTGGATGGAGCTCAAATAAGTTTTGGATTGCCACTTTACCCACCAGAGTTTTAGATCAATTCTTTTCTGCCCCTCTAATTAATCATTCCCATTTGAATATTTCAAATGGAGGGGGCGTATGGCTACCAGGGGCCTACATTATTCACTGCATTAAGCATATACCTAAGAATAGCATCTATGCAGGTTGCCACCTTTGGCTTTTTCAGACTTGTCTTCGTCTCTCGTAAGTTACTTTCCTATTTGTAGAAATTTTGATTCAAAAGTtttcttgctcatctttttgtctttcTGTTGgtaaatttgtcattgatgtcaaaccattgaaGCAACTTCATATACAAAGATTTGCAGATGTTGAGTTTCGTGTTACCAGGATTGACCATGTTATTGATCTGAAGACAGTATTTTTGTATGTTGGTAATCTgcatattgtatatatctttcaaATATATTTTGTACAATGTTATTTCTAGTAGCATGCAGAAGATATACTTACAGAGTTACCATAAATGGCAAACAAAAAGAATAAATGATTGTGAGAGCATTGTTCAGGTCAATGTCTTCAATCAGAACAGAACCCGCCGACTTTATAATGATTTTAAATACTTACATTCGACCCTTGAATATATCCGAACAAGAATCTATTTGAACATGGTTGTATTACGATGATAATGTTTTTATTGTGATCTTcggcatacatatatatatatatattgataatcTTCTGTTTTGGTAAACGAAAGTTAGTTGAGACACGTAACTGGATTAGTTTGATGGGGGAAACAATGGGTGTATCATTTTGTTTGTTTGCCCGGCAGAAAGGAGTTAGAATTAGTTGATATCGGTTATACCAAACTCCTTCAACCAATTCAATATTCTTCCTTATTGCTCTGTATAAAAGGTGTGGATTGTCTTGAGAAAGTTTAAGTGGGTGTAACGtgttataagaaagttttgataagaTTGACATGTTCATAGTCTTTTTATTAAGAGGTGACTAAGGCCTGGAGTTGCTCTGCGTATGGCTATTGCTATCAAGAGAGAACATGCTGTTTGAAATGGAAGTACAGTAATGATAATGTTGAGATTTTAATATGTCTGGAAAATATACAGCAACTGGTGAATATCTCCACGATGATCAGTACGAGATTGAGGTATACAGTTTCAATTAAACTTATTTGTTCACACATTTGAATATTGTGCTGCAAATATACAGTAGATTCAGATGATGCTTAGTGCTGAAAATTTTTCTTGTTTAAGCTGGTTGATGAAAATGTCAACAGGGCTTTTCAAAAGTTTGAAGACAGAATATATATTTATTTGCAGACTGAGTTTAGAACAGTTTCATATATCAGCAGTCATATGATACTTATTTTGTAATAACTTCAGTGTGTGTCTTCAGTATTGTATTGAAATCTGAAACTCATTACATAATTACCATAAGGTTGGTGCCTTAAAGTTGTTGAGTTGACACTCAAATTGATAGGTGATATTTTGTGAGAGTCGGTGCTCTTAAGCAAGGGGTTGGGTGACTCCatagggttggtgcccttaaagaTGTTGTAATCATTttaattgtgaggctggattaggacagtagatcctagcagcgtttctcactgtggttttcccatcctgggtttccacgtaaaatacTGTGCTTTGTCCTTGTGTAGACGTTTAGCTTTCATGTTCAGTTACATTCTTAGTCACCGCGTTCACTGAATTTTCGGCTTCAGGTTCGAAATTCGGCGACCATATAAAAAATGtatgaaattcaaaaaaaatcgTTTAAAATTCGCAGGAAACAGGCAGAGATTTTTGCTGTTGGTGGATGATTTTTTCACTGTTGCCGTCAGGAGGTACGAGGGCTGCGGTTCGATGCTATGCTTGCCACCGGTAGGGTTTGTAAACAGCCACATGGGGAGACAGAGGATTTAAAAGTTAAAATTAAAGAGACTTCATAAAGTTGCCCGATAAATGTGAACCTTTattaaacatttaataatattaaacatCTAATATAAGTTGTTGCTGGATATAATGTTGTCGCCCAATATAATGTTAACTAATATTAAAATCTGATATAAATGTTAACTAataataatgttaatatattaacATTTACTATAAAAGTTGTCGGatttaacatttaatatatttaaaattaattttaaaatatttaattcaaatttttaattattcataatacatatataaaatttgacaaatttaaattaaaatatataaattgaattaaacaaatttaatattgtttttattctgatattttttagatatattatttatattttttaaaaactcaAATTTATATAAAGCGAATTTAATGACAAATTTTTTCTTCTCTTCGAGTTTCATCCAAATTTTATTGTTGGCGAATTCGAACTCGAACTTGAATGCAGTGACTTAGGTTACATTCTCTCTCAGATTTCTGTTTGAAGATTAAACAGTTTTAGTTGCACACAAGTtgagtattaaagttttaaaagcCACTAAAGTTAAAATTTTGTatctactactgattcacccccctccctctcagtagtaGGACTGTGTTCTACACTTTCATCCCATGTTTCCTGGTTTATTTTAAAGATTCTACATTTGAGAGTCCCCCCTTGCCCTTTTCTCCCTTCTCCTGACACTGCCTTGTGTATGGCTAGTTTCTTTGAGCCTTTCTCTGCTTGGTGTTGCTCCTTATTGACTGAcattgcctatttcttctctctgcttttgaGAAATTTATTTTTTCCTTACTTCCCTCCTGTAAAGTGAGTTCCTTCTCTCAGGTGCAACAGACTTCTGCTTGCACTCAAGGCTCCTAAGCCCATGTGACCTGCTCTTCTCACAGGCCATAAATGTTCCTCCCTAAACCTAAGAAAGAAGAAGCTTGGGGGTGAAATGTAGATCATCACATCCCATCTACAGGAAAATCTTGCTTCATATATTAATGAATTCAAGAATCATCACTTGAGAATTTAGATATAAAGTTTGTGGAAATATGCTAGTGAATTAGATGGTAAATATGCTGTTGTTATATAAGCAGTGATTAAAATATGATGCTCGATCCTAGGCAGTCAATTAGGATGAAGAATGTCTGAGCTATGGCTAGTACCCTATCTAGAGCTATCATCGTATCTTATGCAGGTATAAAACTATATTGAGGTTGTCCTGTAGGAGGTCCATGAACAGCAAAACTTTCATTTCCACATGATAATGGATGGACTGCATACTATTGCAAAAGGAAATCTGGGGTTGGCAGATAATTCCAAAACTCAACTCTCTAAAGAGGCCAAGAAGCCCATTCTTAACTGCTGAATTGTGATTGATTCTGATTTTGATCCTGATGATAGTTGAGGTAAGTGAGAATTAGTTCTTGTCTATGCATCTGTGTCTATCTTTTCAGACACAAATTGGGCAGAGCCCATGAGTCAAAGTATCAAGTTAACAAGTGATCCCAAAAAGGAAACAACCACTAATACATCATTtgataaacaaataaaaaaaacacaaaaactaaTCATTtgataaacaaataaaaaaaaacacaaaaactatGTAGCTAAAGCTATGAAATCAGTGGCCAAAGGAGAGTCCCAATCGTCAAGATTGCCCCAAGTTCCAACCGTTGTCTAGTAAGTCTTTGCCATCACTCTACTTCAGCAACTAAGTAGCAAGAACATCCTACTATGGTTGAGTATCCAAAACATCTCATGTAGGTGAAATAGCAAGAGCTAGATGAGGGAATTTATCCTAGCCCTAAGTGGGGCCCACCTAAGTCATTGAGAAAATCAGCCTACTAGTTGGAATTTCTAGCCCATTTTGTACCTTCCAAAACAGCTACAATGTTTTTCTAATATAAATCTCCTTTTGATGAAACCAATTTGTTTAGGGTGGACTACTAGTGGAAAAATATGGCAAATATGTAGCACAAGagctttggcaatgatcttgtaGGAGCTATTGAGCCGGGTGATAGGTCTCCAATTGTAAATTAAATCAAGATCACCAGCCTTGGGTATGGATTTAATTTTTCCTTTGTTGGTGAGTTTTCTTAAGGAATTGGAATGAAACACTTCAATATAAACTGTAAATTAGGGCCTACATTGTCACAATCAGTTTTATAAGATCTATATGGAAAATTATCACAACTAGAGGCCTTGTCACTAGCCATACTAAAATCATCATTGCATGCAGATTTTCTAGGGAAAGAAGCTTGTCATGAGCTACTATTTGAATGGTGGTGAGATGACAAGGATTTAACATCTAAGCGTCACTTAAGAGTAGTGTTTCAGGCTTGAGAAGGATATTGAGCTTTGAAAACATTCTTGTAACATTGAACAAAGGCACTCAATATATTAGAAAGCCCTGAAAAATGTCAATTTGCTTCTCAAATGGCCTTTGTTTTTTGAAATACATTTTGTGCATGCAATTCTTTAAATATTCTTTGGCAGCCCTATCACAAACTTTGACCAATGAAGTCTAGATTTGATTTGGGcttctctcagattataagcatCAACTATTTGCACTTGGTGGCAAATTTGGCCTTGAGTTGAGTAAATGCATAACTAAGATCCAAGGTAGTGGCAACGTAGGACTTACAACAAATGAAAGCTAGTTAGCAGCCATAGATCTGCAAAAAGTACGTTATGTGTGTAGTGGCATCAACCAACCAAGAAATGCCACTAGTGCCACCTCCTAGACATGGCACCATATTCCAAACACTTCAGACATGAGCAAGCATGGATCCATGTTGGAGAAGTAATGTGTTCAAgtaaaattgcatgttatttattttAGGCTTTTGAAGATTCCACTTAATCCTACAACAAATCAAAGTGAACAAAAGAACAATATTTGACAAGGGCTTGACTGAAAGCAAGTAAAACTAGCTATCGAAAAAATACAGTTGGGCAGAAACCAATGCATGATCAAGCCTCTTTATCGAACTTTCAAACCTACCATACCATTTGGTCCATGTGTCCCACACTAAAAAGCCAATTTAGTAGCCTAGATTAGGATCATAAAGGCTGAATTTATTGTGCATGTAGAACCATGCCTCTCTCTTCCTAGCCGTCTATCTCAACAAGAGGTGACCTTGCTTCTCATATGCCACTTCAACCATATTAAAGTCAATATTAAAAACCCAATAAGCCTCAGGAATCTTGTTAGCAAGCAATTGCCAAAGATGGGTCCTTTTGACCATATTGTTTGAGGTGTAAATTTAACAATCCTTACGGTTTTGGTATTAAAATTAGAAATGACTAATAATGCCCTATTGGACGGGTTACGATCGTGAACAATTTAATGAGACTAGCGCTTGGTAGAAACAAATGTCACTATGCTCCCATACCCTTTCTCATGATTACTATTGAAAAGGAAACTATCTACCCATATGACACAACAAATTGTTGAAAGCAAAAAACCAACAACCTTGATACCTTGAAGACAAAGAATATCCAAGTTAGAAGTCTTTGTCCAAAATACTCGCAATTCAGGTTCATTAGACCCCACTCTATGAGTGCTTGTTGGGAAAAAAATCTCCAAACTTCATCTATCATTTTTCTAGAACAAATTCCCTTACTTCAAACTAGTGAGGAGGATTGTGAGAGCACCTATAACCTTTGGCTTTTGGTGAAGATGAGGTGTGAAGTTGAGAGATAATATGGAATTCTGGTGAGGATAAAACACTCGCCATGAACAATGTCCTTGAGTTTTTATTCTTACTAACCTCTTTTTGAGGATTCCCCAAGGTTCAAAAGGTCTCCAGTTGTGTCATGGCAGCATGTTTAGCCTGTTTATCAGCCAAAGGACTTAAGTTAGTTATAGGCAATAAAGCTTTGGCTACTACTCCATTATTGGAACCAAGATGAGAACCTTTGTTGGGCACAACACAACCACCATTGTAGTTGCCAAAATGGTCCATCCTTGATCATCCTTTGCAGGAACATCACTTGATGGCTTAGAGGCCAATTTAAGTTTGTGGGTAGCCTGAGTTTTTCTCAAAGGATTGGTCCAAAAAGCAAGCTTTCGGCAAGTTGATTTATAAGACCAATTAGGCATGGCACATATTGTCAATGTGTATCTTAACGGACTCCTTTAAATCTTGTAAAATGTCAAATTATACACACTTGATTCTAAGGTCAAGTTGAATAAAACCTATCCACTTCGATGCAAACCACCCTCCAAAGAAAGGAAGCTAAGCAATCCAAAAGTGTCTAAAGAGGCAAAGGCAACTTGTGGAACTCAAGTCAAACCAGCACCTTAAGAGCTAACTGGTTTACACAAAAATATGAATATCCCTAGTCCATAGGGAAAATACTAGTAATGAGCTACACAAATAGCAAGGACCATGCCTAAGAACAACATTTGCATGTTTAGCTTCTCCAAATTGAACAAGGAAGAAAACCCTAGTTATGTTCTAGACTATGTCTAGCTTATTCCTGTGAGGGATCCATGCAATATTTACCCAACCTTTTAGTGTACTTTTAGAAAGAATTCTTCCAACAAGATATTCTATAAGAGTATACTGCTCTAACCATTTGCATGCATTACCAAAGTTCAAAACAAGAAGAACAACATTTGAAGGAGTTTCAAGACTCTACCTCATGAAACACTTTGGGACAAATTTCC contains the following coding sequences:
- the LOC131070756 gene encoding protein CELLULOSE SYNTHASE INTERACTIVE 1 isoform X2, yielding MPIKNQNGVGLEDPDGIWANVAQFIEQLRTSSSTTHEKELITQRLLNIAKSGKDARIAICSHSQAIPLLVALLKSGTSTAKINVASILGVLCQEEELRIKVLLGGCIPPLLGLLKLGSVEAQKAAGEAIYAVSYGSLTDHVGSKIFVTEGVVTCLWDQLGMNCNQDKFVDGLLTGALKNLCNNTEGFWKVTIEVGGVEILVRLLFSGNPVAQANASFLLANLILGSETSSVLVDEAGAVKSLLKLLDSKNETSVRAEAVGALQALTSKLKSARKSLEDAGGIPLLIGAIAAPSKESLYGESAQALQENAMKALANILGSMSSVVCSLGETIRSGSNGIQLVDTIGALAYVLMMFSDSDSEDSINVVELEGLLITQLKPDVPRLVQKHAIEALAGLYGNVYFHRHLYHAEAKKLLIGLLIGASIEVRRELTHSLKILCTTSSDIWQSLRGREGVQLLISLLSLSSRQQQEHAVALLSIISLEADEGKWAITAAGGIPPLVQLLETGSVKAKEDAALVLRNLICHSRDIRACVQSAEAVPAFLCLLKDSSTKGQEIASEALRQLIEDSNPNTFSQLRSLLSGDHPELKVHILDVLGHMLSLASLEDLVSDGAAANKSLHVVLNLLGSANLDIQEKAASVLADVFDVHKGISASLDKLEIIGPLISLLHSGTERIAIQSARALAALFVSIETNKQMSFLAKDAIIPLFNLTKSPSISAVEMGIAALANLLLDGQIANEAIADDVIPPLTRVLMEGTLRGKQQAADALARLICHGPVDHVFIEAIHRFGTVLHLVSFLSNTNLKDKIKEKVLEALSLLCKEQHGGAVNHPLWEVLVEAPNCLQPLVTCLEVGIPPVQEKAIEILSKLCRVTPVVLGDMVTKASSCINGLCDCILHSSSLEVKVGGTAVLICAAKQHKQKTMEALNGSGNFRELVHCLVDMLKISADISDCEFVKTEENRKYNSQERLMELDGEAKVEPLSDLDPQSVTAANFALWLLSIFASHDDACKIAIMEAGTVEILTHKLSSYSSNSCQAQVEVNEGIWVGALLLALLFQDRKVIETAATMRAIASLTHLLSSEEVINKYFAAQALASLVCNGKKGTLLAVANSGAAGSLIPFLGTMDSDIANLEMLSDEFSLVHHPDQVVLEQLFQVDEIRVNATARKSIPALVELLRPMPDRPGAPPLALNILSQIAISSDANKLAMADAGALEAITRYISLGPQDSIEEAGTELLRILFENYELRHHEAAKGAASQLVAVLRLGSRGARYNATRALEEILDAKKIKSSDTSKKAVKPLVEILITGSEKEQEAAINALIKLSFENPARALAIADDENNPVECLRKILSTSCSLRLKESAAQLFCVLFRNSTVETTSVASNCIESLVELLKTDHIAVQQAGACALDKLLDDKQQAECVVACGAVIPLVQLVSSTSYPLLEAAISALIKLAKDHSLCKIDMVKAGVIDYALEVMPVVPDSLCALISELFRILTTTSSIAKAAVASRLVEPLFIALTHPELSTWGQNSALQAIVNILKKHQGSLDLKLTPNQAIEPLVMLLESPSQTVQQHGAELLSHLLAHEYFQRDTLTQHAVVPLVRLAGIGIQSLQEKSIKALENASISWPNAIAEAGGIMELSKVILQVDPRPPHSLWESAASVISNVLRFSSQYYFKVPLSVLVELLRSSSETTVAVALKALVVLEKDDASSAEMMAEAGIVKSLLGLLRCHQCEEVASGLLEALFNNSKVREMKVAKHAISPLSQYLLDPQTRAQPARLLAALALGDLFQHDGLARTSDSVSACRALVSLLEDQPTEDMQMVAICALQNLVAHSRTNRRAVAEAGGIQVVQELLTSNNSEISAQAALLIKLLFSSHVLKEYVSSEILHSLTVVLEKELWATATVNEDVVRAIYAIFSNFSRLRETEVATLCIPHLVGALQAGIESTQEAALDALCLLKHSWASSPVDVGKAQAMAAAEAIPILQLLVKSGLPRFQEKAESLLQYLPGTLTVTIKRGNNLKQAMASTNAYCKLTFGNGPPRETKVVNQNTSPEWKQGFAWAFDMPPKGQKLIISCKSKNTFGKVALGKVAIQIDRVVMLGTISGQYTLIPDSNRDGTSRTLEIEFQWSNR